The proteins below come from a single Limosilactobacillus reuteri genomic window:
- a CDS encoding DUF6440 family protein, protein MKNWLKNNKYKIIILPAVLLVGIFIGTCTNKTVYADEDSPLKSIGGWAFIYRSGLAVDKETHVQYIVVKNGDGISVTPRLNANGKPMTK, encoded by the coding sequence ATGAAAAACTGGTTAAAGAATAACAAGTATAAAATTATCATTTTACCTGCGGTTTTATTAGTTGGAATCTTTATTGGTACTTGCACTAATAAGACAGTATATGCAGATGAAGATTCACCGTTAAAGTCAATTGGTGGTTGGGCGTTTATTTACCGTTCAGGACTAGCTGTAGATAAAGAAACCCATGTTCAATATATTGTAGTAAAGAATGGTGATGGTATCTCTGTTACTCCACGGTTAAACGCAAATGGAAAGCCAATGACAAAATAA
- a CDS encoding DUF6275 family protein, which yields MTNEEFIAVAKAKVFENYRDRIINNFAAFPDSPKVFVAWYTKILQNHKALLGVSDPYDQHYYEITYNGDKGELYLDVYNKEENVCIKVNENE from the coding sequence ATGACTAACGAGGAATTTATTGCAGTAGCAAAGGCGAAAGTCTTTGAGAACTATAGGGATAGAATAATCAATAATTTTGCTGCGTTTCCCGACTCACCAAAAGTTTTTGTCGCTTGGTATACGAAAATATTACAAAATCACAAAGCATTATTAGGTGTTTCTGATCCATATGATCAACATTATTACGAAATCACATATAACGGTGATAAGGGTGAATTGTACCTAGACGTATATAACAAGGAAGAGAATGTTTGCATCAAGGTGAATGAGAATGAGTAG
- a CDS encoding phosphatidylglycerophosphatase A translates to MVATKGFKYPDRELYDWVLNELHKRHINNETIGEIAYEMQHQYLPELTVEDFGKELDEVLKKREVLNILATGFALDNLAQDGLLPEPLQSIVANDSGVFGVDESLSLSLSQLYGSIAVTNYGYTDKNKPGIAAQLDNSNGQVNTFADDLALALASAVIGRCGHGSKLELEDNTVEGKQINDEFKELKFVVNGKEVRPQGDLRYFAKPIKSDHKFPNWDLNNFANDLGKTINESRELADRLEEEFNHDYYVNLKVGMDEEFAWQLAIDLLDNQMELVDVIFVDLEHFLDYVYLEVDSSSEFVDTAQMIAQFVFEHDLYPYPEDSNDLEEADDEDNELDMSEMAKALATITPLFMEHFSSLMKSGSLDSLSDMLRAEKDNRKDDANE, encoded by the coding sequence ATGGTAGCAACTAAAGGATTTAAGTACCCTGATCGTGAATTATATGATTGGGTATTAAATGAACTACATAAACGACATATTAATAATGAAACAATTGGTGAAATTGCATACGAAATGCAACACCAATACTTACCGGAATTAACCGTAGAAGATTTCGGCAAGGAATTAGACGAAGTATTAAAGAAGCGAGAAGTATTGAATATTCTTGCGACAGGGTTTGCCTTAGACAATTTGGCTCAAGATGGATTGTTACCAGAACCGCTTCAATCCATTGTTGCCAACGATTCTGGGGTTTTTGGAGTGGATGAGAGCCTTAGTTTAAGCCTTTCACAGCTTTATGGTTCTATTGCAGTAACCAACTATGGCTATACCGATAAAAATAAACCTGGTATTGCTGCCCAGCTTGATAATAGTAACGGTCAAGTTAATACATTCGCAGATGATTTGGCTTTAGCTCTTGCTTCGGCAGTAATTGGTCGCTGTGGTCATGGCTCCAAGCTAGAACTTGAAGACAATACCGTAGAAGGTAAACAAATTAATGATGAATTTAAAGAACTCAAGTTTGTGGTAAACGGTAAAGAAGTGAGACCCCAAGGCGATCTACGTTATTTTGCAAAGCCTATTAAGAGTGATCACAAATTCCCTAATTGGGATCTAAATAATTTTGCAAATGATTTAGGAAAAACAATTAATGAATCGCGTGAACTCGCAGATAGATTAGAAGAAGAATTTAATCATGATTATTATGTTAACTTGAAAGTAGGCATGGATGAAGAGTTTGCTTGGCAACTAGCTATTGACCTATTAGATAATCAAATGGAATTAGTCGATGTAATTTTCGTCGATTTAGAACACTTCCTTGACTACGTATATCTTGAAGTCGATTCGTCTAGTGAGTTTGTTGACACGGCACAAATGATTGCTCAATTCGTATTTGAACATGACCTATATCCATATCCAGAGGACAGTAACGATTTAGAAGAAGCAGATGACGAAGACAATGAACTCGATATGAGTGAAATGGCCAAGGCGCTTGCTACAATTACCCCATTATTCATGGAACACTTCAGCTCATTAATGAAGTCTGGATCACTAGATAGTCTAAGTGATATGTTGCGCGCCGAAAAAGATAATCGAAAGGACGATGCTAATGAATAA
- a CDS encoding thymidine kinase yields the protein MRGKSLSLLTTAHNYQEQDKDVLIMTSAIDDRYGVGKVSSRVGLSCEAQPIKPEDNVIELITKSLKLDTEGRTVWPHCILIDEAEFLTAQQVVDLANIVDTYNIPIICYGLRTDFQCNLFEGSKTLFEVADKLEEIKTVCQWCDHKATMNLRMVDGAPVYDGDQIQIGDQEYISVCRYHYTNPVIKVTKKNKEKEV from the coding sequence ATGCGAGGCAAATCATTGTCCTTGCTAACCACAGCTCACAATTACCAAGAACAAGATAAAGATGTTTTGATCATGACCAGTGCCATAGATGATCGCTATGGCGTTGGAAAGGTTTCTAGTCGAGTAGGATTAAGTTGTGAAGCACAACCAATTAAACCAGAAGATAACGTAATTGAATTGATTACAAAATCATTGAAGCTGGATACAGAAGGAAGAACTGTTTGGCCACACTGTATTTTAATCGACGAAGCCGAATTCTTAACTGCACAGCAAGTCGTTGATTTAGCTAATATTGTTGACACATATAATATTCCAATCATCTGTTATGGTTTACGAACCGATTTTCAATGTAACTTATTTGAAGGATCAAAAACATTGTTTGAAGTGGCCGACAAGTTAGAGGAAATCAAAACAGTTTGTCAATGGTGTGATCATAAAGCAACAATGAACTTGAGAATGGTAGATGGCGCTCCAGTTTATGATGGAGATCAAATTCAAATTGGTGATCAGGAATATATTTCGGTTTGCCGCTACCATTACACAAATCCAGTAATTAAAGTAACTAAGAAAAATAAAGAAAAGGAAGTATGA
- a CDS encoding LysM peptidoglycan-binding domain-containing protein — MGALALGLVATGTTANADTTIDSNHVQVEAGDTLSAIAQKHGTDVDTLVRDNHIANKHLIHVGDKLVVMPGVKNTDVNGQDTDNHVTNPVTTPTSDQQNTTTNNTPVNQQTSVASGVSGIYASGSEAEAKAWIAQRESGGSYTAANSRYYGKFQLDVSYLNGDLSPENQEATADRYVAQRYGSWTAAKLFWQQNSFY, encoded by the coding sequence ATGGGAGCATTGGCACTAGGTCTTGTAGCAACAGGAACAACAGCAAATGCCGACACAACTATTGACAGCAACCACGTGCAAGTAGAAGCGGGTGACACATTATCTGCCATCGCTCAAAAGCACGGAACGGACGTTGATACTCTTGTGCGTGATAATCATATTGCAAACAAACATTTAATTCACGTAGGAGATAAGTTGGTTGTTATGCCTGGTGTAAAGAACACCGATGTAAACGGGCAAGATACCGATAATCATGTAACGAACCCTGTAACTACACCAACTAGCGACCAACAAAATACTACAACTAATAACACACCAGTTAATCAACAAACATCTGTAGCAAGTGGTGTATCAGGTATCTATGCCTCAGGTTCAGAGGCTGAGGCAAAGGCTTGGATTGCACAACGTGAATCTGGTGGTAGTTATACTGCTGCAAATTCGCGGTACTATGGTAAATTTCAGCTTGATGTCTCATACCTTAACGGAGATCTAAGCCCTGAAAATCAAGAAGCTACAGCTGATCGATATGTTGCGCAAAGATACGGTTCGTGGACTGCGGCCAAATTATTTTGGCAACAAAATTCATTCTACTAG
- a CDS encoding tyrosine-type recombinase/integrase: protein MKQLVLPIKDSYVLSEVQDTLLNNFKAGVRNYTIFQVGKATLLRVSDVLRLKQEDIYDKYGEVKRNAFIKDKKTGKQNTLYLKPVREDLENYKKWLEENNYYQTTPWLFPSTTRPNKHIDERRYYTIMHKVGDLLDIPYLGTHTMRKTGAYRVYVQSNYNIGLVMSLLNHSSEEMTLRYLGLDQVSRERLLDKINFG, encoded by the coding sequence ATGAAACAGTTAGTCTTGCCTATAAAAGACTCTTATGTGTTATCTGAAGTACAAGATACGTTATTAAATAACTTTAAAGCTGGTGTTAGAAACTACACTATATTCCAAGTAGGAAAAGCAACCTTACTTCGAGTAAGTGATGTACTCAGATTAAAACAAGAAGATATCTATGATAAATATGGCGAGGTAAAAAGAAACGCATTTATTAAAGATAAGAAAACGGGCAAGCAAAATACGTTGTATTTAAAACCTGTCCGTGAAGATTTAGAGAATTACAAAAAATGGTTAGAAGAAAATAATTATTATCAAACTACGCCATGGCTATTTCCATCGACTACCAGGCCAAATAAACATATCGATGAAAGAAGGTATTATACGATTATGCATAAAGTTGGAGATCTCCTGGACATTCCATATCTGGGAACACACACCATGAGAAAGACTGGAGCATATCGAGTTTATGTACAGAGTAATTATAATATCGGATTAGTCATGTCATTACTTAACCATTCATCAGAAGAAATGACCCTGAGATATTTGGGATTAGATCAAGTATCTCGAGAAAGACTATTAGATAAGATTAATTTCGGTTAA
- a CDS encoding DNA methyltransferase: MTKSSTQTFYGTNNRKNQTHKTRRQVVEEFVDEWVDKDNNGIIKEDANRQPFIDDLLRRVCGIEQPTQYIQYEKDVQVKADGEVTTRRIDGYIPSTKVMWEMKGSNKKDLTKPIVQSGGDMLTPYEQAKRYANFLPQNEQPRWIVISNFVEIDIHDMNKPLADPKVIMLKDLATNYKALDFMVDTNQQQIIDEKQLSVDAGNLVAKIYDELSKAYSLHANIDDPKIQSSLNMLIVRLVFLLYADDTGILGQENMFQNFLERREPRDIRPALITLFETLDKDPDKGERDEFLDQEYLQFKYVNGGMFSNENVTIPQFTQELKDLIVNEAGKGFNWSDISPTIFGAVFESTLNPETRRSGGMHYTSIENIHKVIDPLFLDDLRNEFDKIQNMPNVNQRVDAAREFQDKIAKLKFLDPACGSGNFLTETYLSLRKLENECLKIIVGNNMLLNTDSDIRVKVKIQNYYGIEINDFAVSVARTAMWIAESQMWEQSQDIIYSQDDFLPLDSNDSIYEGNALRMNWSDIVKPYELDYIMGNPPFIGSSMMTDEQKDDLRDVCLSIKDKPVRGVKKIDYVAGWYFKSARFIQGSTISCAFVSTNSISQGEQAANIWDTLNHDYGIIISFAYRTFVWNNEAQNKAHVHVIIVGFSVKSEVNKIIFDESGRPTISKNISGYLTDSSNIYIKSIGHPISGHNTLTKGNQPSDGGNLILSKEEADSLMSQDTNLSKVIKPYLGARDYLHNDESRYCLWLRNVSPSLYANNRKIHDKLQAVKEFRSKSSAKPTRQKANTPALFFSTPQKEKTNYIVIPRVSSQRREYIPMGIINDSIIASDAVSITEMTSLAEFGVLESSTHMSWMRLVAGRLKSDYRYSGRVVYNNFPWPMLSDAQKQKISKTAQAILDARNIYPDSSLADLYDPLTMPVELRRAHEENDKAVLKAYGLKSSATEQEIVQRLFEMYEELTKTED, from the coding sequence ATGACAAAAAGTAGCACGCAAACTTTCTACGGTACCAATAACCGTAAAAACCAGACACATAAGACGCGGCGACAGGTTGTTGAAGAATTTGTTGATGAATGGGTCGATAAAGATAACAATGGAATTATCAAGGAAGATGCTAACCGACAACCGTTTATAGATGATCTATTGAGAAGAGTATGTGGTATTGAACAGCCAACACAATATATCCAATATGAGAAGGATGTTCAAGTTAAAGCTGATGGGGAAGTTACCACTCGGCGGATTGATGGTTACATTCCTTCTACTAAGGTTATGTGGGAAATGAAAGGAAGCAACAAGAAAGACCTTACTAAACCAATCGTTCAATCTGGTGGAGATATGCTTACACCATACGAACAAGCAAAACGTTATGCTAACTTCTTGCCACAAAACGAACAGCCACGATGGATTGTTATATCTAACTTTGTAGAAATAGATATTCATGACATGAATAAGCCTTTAGCTGATCCAAAAGTTATTATGCTTAAAGACTTAGCGACTAATTATAAGGCTCTCGACTTCATGGTTGATACTAATCAACAGCAAATTATTGATGAAAAGCAACTGTCAGTTGATGCGGGTAACTTGGTAGCAAAGATTTATGATGAGTTATCTAAAGCCTACTCGCTACATGCTAATATTGATGACCCCAAGATTCAAAGCAGTTTGAATATGTTGATTGTTCGATTAGTATTCCTTCTATACGCTGATGATACAGGTATTTTGGGACAAGAAAACATGTTTCAGAACTTCCTGGAACGACGTGAACCACGTGATATTCGTCCAGCCCTTATCACGCTATTTGAGACGCTTGATAAGGACCCCGACAAGGGCGAACGTGATGAATTCTTGGACCAGGAATATCTTCAATTTAAGTATGTTAACGGTGGAATGTTTAGTAATGAGAATGTTACTATCCCTCAATTCACCCAAGAATTAAAAGATCTCATTGTAAATGAGGCTGGTAAGGGTTTTAATTGGTCTGATATTAGTCCAACCATTTTTGGTGCGGTATTTGAGTCTACACTGAATCCAGAAACACGTCGATCAGGCGGTATGCACTATACTTCGATTGAAAACATCCACAAGGTTATTGATCCACTGTTCTTAGACGACTTACGTAATGAGTTTGATAAAATTCAAAACATGCCTAACGTCAACCAACGAGTTGACGCGGCTAGAGAATTCCAAGATAAGATAGCTAAACTTAAATTCCTTGACCCCGCTTGTGGTTCTGGGAATTTCCTTACCGAAACATATTTGTCCTTGCGTAAACTCGAGAATGAATGTCTCAAGATTATTGTTGGTAATAACATGCTATTAAATACTGATAGCGATATTCGAGTTAAAGTCAAAATTCAGAACTATTATGGCATTGAAATTAATGATTTTGCCGTTTCAGTTGCTCGGACAGCAATGTGGATTGCTGAAAGCCAAATGTGGGAACAGTCTCAGGACATTATTTATTCTCAAGACGATTTCCTGCCATTGGATAGCAATGACTCTATTTACGAAGGAAACGCTCTTCGCATGAATTGGTCTGACATTGTTAAGCCATATGAGCTGGACTATATTATGGGGAATCCTCCATTTATAGGTTCCTCTATGATGACAGATGAGCAAAAAGATGACTTGAGGGACGTATGTCTGTCAATCAAAGACAAGCCGGTAAGAGGCGTAAAGAAAATAGATTATGTTGCAGGTTGGTATTTTAAGTCTGCAAGATTCATTCAAGGATCCACGATATCTTGCGCTTTTGTTTCTACCAATTCTATTTCTCAAGGTGAGCAAGCGGCAAATATTTGGGATACTTTGAATCATGATTACGGAATCATTATAAGTTTTGCCTATCGGACATTTGTGTGGAATAATGAGGCGCAAAACAAGGCACATGTTCATGTGATAATTGTTGGGTTCTCAGTTAAAAGTGAAGTAAATAAAATCATATTTGACGAAAGTGGCAGGCCTACTATCTCTAAGAATATATCAGGTTATTTAACCGACTCTTCGAATATCTACATTAAGAGTATTGGACACCCGATTTCAGGTCATAATACACTGACTAAGGGGAATCAACCATCCGATGGCGGAAACCTGATCTTATCAAAAGAAGAGGCGGATAGTTTGATGAGTCAAGACACAAATCTGTCAAAAGTAATAAAGCCCTATCTAGGAGCAAGAGATTATCTTCATAATGATGAGTCTCGTTATTGCTTATGGCTCCGCAATGTTAGCCCGTCATTATATGCAAACAACAGAAAAATACACGATAAATTGCAAGCGGTTAAGGAATTTAGAAGCAAAAGTAGTGCTAAGCCGACACGCCAAAAGGCTAATACACCTGCCCTGTTTTTTTCGACACCTCAAAAAGAAAAAACCAATTATATTGTAATACCTCGTGTTTCATCACAGCGTAGAGAGTACATTCCGATGGGAATAATTAACGATTCAATCATTGCAAGTGATGCTGTATCTATAACAGAAATGACTTCGTTAGCCGAATTTGGTGTATTGGAATCGTCAACACATATGTCTTGGATGCGTTTGGTGGCCGGAAGACTGAAATCTGATTATAGGTATAGTGGGAGAGTTGTATACAATAACTTCCCATGGCCTATGTTAAGCGATGCACAAAAACAAAAGATTTCTAAAACAGCTCAGGCCATCCTTGATGCCCGCAACATCTATCCAGATAGTTCGCTTGCCGATTTATATGATCCACTGACGATGCCAGTTGAACTCCGCAGAGCTCACGAAGAAAATGATAAAGCTGTTCTTAAAGCATATGGATTGAAGTCAAGCGCAACCGAACAAGAGATTGTGCAGCGGCTATTTGAAATGTATGAAGAATTAACCAAAACGGAGGATTAG
- a CDS encoding TetR/AcrR family transcriptional regulator has product MTEDIRIIKTKENIQNTFINIMAEQDFEKITVKAITSRARINKSTFYRNYTDKYDLFYSIINNLLREYKATLSPDFFELVSIGSIAAIEKAINPIIDFFDQNKRTLLIIHSCQLSSILFDGMVTELHDVLIKKTDKKDSLVKSFYCTLIANNILTSIKWWHTYNNHRMSKMDFINVVTTTINEGIVSSID; this is encoded by the coding sequence ATGACTGAAGATATTCGAATAATTAAAACAAAAGAGAATATTCAAAATACTTTTATTAATATAATGGCAGAACAAGACTTTGAAAAAATTACTGTAAAAGCAATTACATCTCGTGCACGGATAAATAAAAGCACTTTTTATCGAAATTACACAGATAAATACGATCTTTTTTATAGTATTATTAACAATTTATTAAGAGAATACAAAGCTACTCTTTCCCCTGATTTTTTTGAATTAGTAAGCATCGGATCTATTGCCGCAATTGAAAAGGCGATAAATCCAATTATTGATTTTTTTGATCAAAATAAGAGGACCTTATTGATTATTCATTCTTGCCAACTATCATCCATACTTTTTGATGGTATGGTAACGGAACTTCATGACGTTTTAATAAAAAAAACGGATAAAAAAGATTCTCTTGTTAAAAGCTTTTATTGCACTTTAATTGCCAACAACATCCTAACATCCATTAAATGGTGGCATACTTATAATAACCATCGCATGAGCAAAATGGACTTTATAAATGTGGTTACAACAACGATTAATGAAGGAATCGTCTCAAGCATTGATTAG
- a CDS encoding NAD(P)/FAD-dependent oxidoreductase codes for MKNQYFPKLFRHGKIGNVEIKNRIVRNSMGTYLGNPDGSVSEDQIKAYAQAAKGGAGLIFMDNVTPVAMTSCGLRADDDRFIPGLSRLADAVKLNGAVAGMQIAHPGRDAGFVGSEDVVAASPVTYEPWYQHGAKLPRALTIDEIHSLVEKFGDAALRCKKAGFQILEIHGAAGCLPTNFLSPHDNQRTDMYGGSLHNRMRFLLEIIQNIKQKCGTNFPVGVKLSTEDWEPAGITLDETIQVAKALEKAGCSHINLICGTHATSDREFLMPNEFNNKETKAIQDAVSIPCFAGHNIFTPIEAEDALEKGAGDFVALGRSLLADPMWAKKAQEGHPEDIVPCINCLVGCLDRGLLSNNVIHCAVNPSLYHFENDDHTKAKEAKKVAVVGAGPGGCEAALVAAQRGHKVTLYEKRALGGAMIEAAVPDNKRNINNLIKYYHHEIAHNKNISVIDETATVDKIKADNFDACVVAIGGKERNLKINGAKNGASIISAMDYLNGSQKANGQNIVVIGGGITGAETALELNKSGKNVTIVEVTDHFLSHQATSSSSRAYAYAISKTNIKVLTGLRPTSLTDKKLTLVDRFGNQKMIPADMLISAAGFIPQHELYDRLTEETNMQVFNVGDSKYVRQIYDAIHEGYIAAKQL; via the coding sequence ATGAAAAATCAATATTTCCCAAAGTTATTTAGGCATGGGAAGATAGGTAACGTGGAGATAAAAAATCGGATTGTTCGCAATTCTATGGGCACATACCTTGGTAATCCTGATGGTTCTGTAAGTGAGGATCAAATTAAGGCATATGCACAAGCAGCTAAGGGCGGTGCTGGTCTAATTTTTATGGATAACGTTACTCCTGTTGCTATGACATCTTGCGGGTTACGAGCTGATGATGATCGTTTTATTCCTGGATTATCTCGCCTAGCCGATGCTGTCAAACTAAATGGGGCAGTAGCTGGAATGCAGATTGCTCACCCCGGTCGTGACGCTGGTTTTGTTGGAAGCGAGGACGTAGTTGCTGCTTCACCAGTAACTTATGAGCCTTGGTATCAACATGGTGCAAAATTACCGCGTGCATTAACAATTGATGAAATTCATTCCCTAGTGGAAAAATTTGGTGATGCAGCCTTACGTTGTAAAAAGGCCGGTTTTCAAATTTTAGAAATTCATGGTGCTGCAGGATGCTTACCAACTAATTTCCTTTCGCCACATGATAATCAAAGAACCGATATGTACGGTGGGTCATTACATAACCGAATGCGATTCCTTTTAGAGATCATTCAAAATATTAAGCAGAAATGCGGGACTAACTTTCCAGTTGGCGTAAAACTATCTACAGAAGATTGGGAACCTGCTGGAATTACATTAGATGAAACAATCCAAGTAGCAAAAGCACTTGAAAAAGCAGGGTGTTCGCACATTAATCTAATCTGTGGTACACATGCAACTTCGGACCGTGAATTTTTAATGCCAAATGAATTTAATAATAAAGAAACCAAAGCTATTCAAGATGCGGTAAGCATTCCTTGCTTTGCAGGACATAATATTTTTACACCTATCGAAGCTGAAGATGCGCTCGAAAAGGGAGCCGGAGATTTCGTTGCGCTTGGTCGTTCACTGTTGGCAGATCCGATGTGGGCTAAGAAAGCACAGGAAGGTCATCCTGAAGATATAGTTCCCTGCATTAACTGCCTAGTCGGATGCTTAGATCGTGGCTTATTAAGTAATAATGTTATTCACTGTGCCGTTAATCCATCTTTGTACCATTTCGAAAATGATGATCATACCAAGGCGAAGGAAGCCAAGAAAGTAGCCGTTGTTGGTGCAGGGCCAGGGGGCTGCGAAGCGGCACTAGTCGCTGCTCAGCGCGGACATAAGGTTACTCTATATGAAAAGAGAGCGCTTGGTGGCGCGATGATTGAAGCGGCCGTCCCAGATAATAAGCGAAACATTAATAACCTAATAAAATATTATCACCATGAAATTGCTCATAATAAAAACATATCTGTTATTGATGAAACAGCTACTGTAGACAAGATAAAAGCCGATAATTTTGATGCTTGTGTAGTTGCTATTGGTGGTAAAGAACGTAACTTAAAAATTAATGGTGCAAAAAATGGTGCTTCAATTATTTCAGCAATGGATTATCTTAATGGTAGTCAAAAAGCAAATGGTCAGAATATTGTTGTTATAGGTGGAGGTATTACCGGTGCTGAAACTGCTCTAGAATTAAATAAATCTGGTAAGAATGTAACAATTGTTGAAGTTACCGATCATTTTTTGTCTCATCAAGCAACATCATCTAGTAGTCGTGCTTATGCATACGCTATTAGCAAAACCAATATTAAGGTGTTAACAGGGTTAAGACCGACTAGTTTAACTGATAAGAAGCTAACTTTAGTTGATCGTTTTGGAAATCAAAAAATGATTCCTGCTGATATGCTTATTTCTGCGGCAGGATTTATTCCACAACATGAACTTTATGACCGCTTAACTGAAGAAACAAATATGCAAGTTTTCAATGTTGGAGACTCAAAGTATGTTCGTCAGATTTATGATGCAATTCACGAGGGTTATATCGCTGCTAAACAACTATAA
- a CDS encoding heavy metal-binding domain-containing protein, with the protein MSELFNALKTNVKGIASDFQDHAQKRLYEKEKENFDSLSEEDKQVVLAADEMIAITSDHYPHKDYEVIGDAFGVFVASKNALSDFGASAKNLIGGELGGYSKMNMTAKTLAVRRMKIDAANQGADAVIAMRLNQSASGIGNSDNMLTFSAYGTAIKFIEQ; encoded by the coding sequence ATGTCTGAACTATTTAACGCACTTAAAACAAACGTTAAAGGAATTGCTTCCGATTTTCAAGATCACGCCCAAAAGAGATTATACGAAAAAGAAAAAGAGAATTTTGACTCTTTATCTGAAGAGGATAAGCAGGTAGTCTTAGCGGCAGATGAAATGATAGCAATAACTTCTGATCATTATCCACACAAAGACTACGAAGTAATTGGAGACGCCTTTGGAGTCTTTGTTGCCTCAAAAAATGCTCTTAGCGATTTTGGAGCAAGCGCCAAAAACCTTATCGGTGGTGAACTTGGTGGATATTCTAAAATGAATATGACTGCAAAAACTCTGGCAGTTAGACGTATGAAGATTGATGCTGCCAATCAAGGAGCCGATGCGGTTATCGCTATGAGATTAAATCAAAGTGCTTCTGGAATTGGAAACAGCGATAATATGCTTACTTTTAGTGCTTATGGAACAGCAATTAAGTTTATAGAACAATGA
- a CDS encoding nucleoside 2-deoxyribosyltransferase encodes MAQENTHQPEISKLFLEAIAGGLPVQNGSVELAGRKYEDVVVHNGVSAVRAYIQCSWFSPEEIDFMEKGLEALGQNPSVSLQYSHHPLSHQYNDIDVNEHPEVMGDREWQQNTYQMDMHAMYGMEMGIGLFMPSKPDVGQMYEQGVLYALHKPNILIIPDDEKDIPLNLMVGCGNTRIITLSEARDFDFHDVMFKPYDGKVF; translated from the coding sequence ATGGCACAAGAAAACACACATCAACCAGAAATAAGTAAATTATTCTTGGAGGCTATTGCTGGAGGATTGCCAGTACAAAACGGCTCCGTTGAATTAGCAGGGCGCAAATATGAAGATGTAGTAGTTCATAATGGCGTTTCGGCAGTCCGCGCATATATTCAATGCTCGTGGTTCAGTCCAGAAGAAATTGATTTTATGGAAAAAGGATTAGAAGCATTAGGCCAAAATCCATCAGTTTCATTGCAATACAGTCACCACCCATTAAGCCATCAATACAATGACATTGATGTAAATGAACACCCAGAAGTAATGGGAGACCGTGAATGGCAACAGAATACATACCAAATGGATATGCACGCAATGTATGGCATGGAAATGGGTATTGGATTATTTATGCCAAGTAAACCAGACGTTGGTCAGATGTATGAACAAGGGGTACTTTATGCTTTGCACAAGCCAAATATTTTGATCATTCCTGATGATGAAAAAGATATTCCGCTTAATTTGATGGTCGGGTGTGGCAATACTCGAATTATTACATTAAGCGAAGCAAGAGATTTTGATTTCCATGATGTTATGTTTAAGCCTTACGATGGGAAGGTATTCTAA
- a CDS encoding crAss001_48 related protein, translating to MTNKEINAEKLNVELFELENKMKKLQEFVDSDDFLSISTINQMLLANQMVGMAMYRDSLNKRLRLAMNKIKYTVQVLPNNKGYINFEADEQRYTLDTDDESEHFQTHFTQSEINEFKKRKDLAIDWDRVIIEPVKAEN from the coding sequence ATGACCAATAAAGAGATCAATGCTGAAAAATTAAATGTTGAATTATTTGAATTAGAAAATAAGATGAAAAAACTACAAGAATTCGTTGATAGTGATGATTTCTTAAGCATTTCAACCATTAATCAAATGTTGTTGGCTAATCAAATGGTTGGTATGGCAATGTATAGAGATAGTCTGAATAAACGCCTTAGATTAGCAATGAATAAGATTAAATATACTGTTCAAGTGCTTCCAAATAATAAAGGGTACATCAACTTTGAGGCCGATGAACAAAGGTATACATTAGATACCGATGATGAGTCAGAACATTTTCAAACTCACTTCACTCAATCAGAAATCAATGAATTTAAGAAACGAAAAGATTTAGCGATTGACTGGGATAGAGTAATTATTGAACCAGTAAAGGCGGAGAATTAA